A genomic region of Streptomyces sp. R33 contains the following coding sequences:
- a CDS encoding 2Fe-2S iron-sulfur cluster-binding protein: protein MAHATDPPAHRPAPDGGPGPAPRTPDDAPAGAARSRVTLRVNGVHHDLDLDHRVTLLDALREHLDLTGAKKGCDHGQCGSCTVLLDGRRVNACLLLTVALDGCEITTVEGLAGPDGALHPLQRAFMEHDAFQCGYCTPGQLCSAVGALREAAAGHPSHVTAAATAAASGPAVLTAEEIRERLSGNLCRCGAYPAIVRAVAEAGAEAAATATGAGMTA, encoded by the coding sequence GTGGCTCACGCAACCGACCCGCCCGCCCACCGGCCTGCCCCCGATGGCGGCCCCGGACCGGCGCCGCGCACGCCGGACGACGCGCCTGCCGGAGCCGCCCGCTCCCGAGTGACCCTCCGCGTCAACGGTGTCCACCACGACCTCGACCTGGACCACCGGGTCACGCTCCTCGACGCCCTGCGCGAGCACCTGGACCTGACCGGCGCCAAGAAGGGCTGCGACCACGGGCAGTGCGGTTCCTGCACCGTCCTGCTGGACGGCCGGCGCGTCAACGCCTGCCTGCTCCTCACCGTGGCCCTCGACGGCTGTGAGATCACCACCGTCGAGGGCCTGGCCGGCCCCGACGGCGCCCTCCACCCGCTCCAGCGCGCCTTCATGGAGCACGACGCCTTCCAGTGCGGCTACTGCACCCCCGGCCAGCTCTGCTCCGCGGTCGGCGCGCTCCGCGAAGCCGCCGCCGGCCACCCCTCGCACGTCACCGCCGCCGCGACCGCGGCGGCCTCCGGCCCCGCCGTGCTGACCGCCGAGGAGATCAGGGAACGGCTCAGCGGGAACCTCTGCCGCTGCGGCGCCTACCCCGCGATCGTCCGAGCCGTCGCCGAGGCGGGAGCCGAAGCCGCGGCCACCGCGACGGGTGCGGGGATGACCGCATGA